From a region of the Haloferax volcanii DS2 genome:
- a CDS encoding tubulin/FtsZ family protein, translating to MKLAMIGFGQAGGKVVDKFVEYDRERNAGIVRAAVAVNSAKADLLGLKNIPKDQRVLIGQSRVKGHGVGADNELGAEIAEEDIDEVQGAIDSIPVHEVDAFLVVSGLGGGTGSGGAPVLAKHLKRIYTEPVYGLGILPGSDEGGIYTLNAARSFQTFVREVDNLLVFDNDAWRKTGESVQGGYDEINEEIVNRFGVLFGAGEVQDGQEVAESVVDSSEIINTLAGGGVSTVGYASEGVEPRKNNGGGLLSRLTGGDEPDDNLDTAHTTNRITSLVRKAALGRLTLPCEIEGAERALLVLAGPPEHLNRKGIERGRKWIEEQTGSMEVRGGDYPIPGAEKVAGVILLSGVTNVPRIKELQQVAIEAQDNIEEIRQESDSNLETLINDDEDELESLF from the coding sequence ATGAAGCTCGCAATGATCGGATTCGGGCAAGCCGGGGGAAAAGTAGTCGACAAGTTCGTCGAGTACGACCGGGAACGCAACGCCGGAATCGTCCGCGCTGCGGTCGCGGTGAACTCCGCGAAAGCCGACTTGCTCGGACTGAAGAACATCCCGAAGGACCAGCGCGTCCTCATCGGCCAATCCCGCGTGAAGGGACACGGCGTCGGTGCGGACAACGAACTCGGTGCCGAAATCGCCGAGGAGGACATCGACGAGGTACAGGGTGCCATCGACAGCATCCCCGTCCACGAAGTCGACGCCTTCCTCGTCGTGTCCGGGCTCGGTGGCGGCACCGGCTCCGGCGGCGCGCCGGTCCTCGCGAAACACCTCAAGCGCATCTACACCGAACCCGTCTACGGGCTCGGCATCCTGCCGGGGTCCGACGAGGGTGGTATCTACACGCTCAACGCCGCGCGCTCCTTCCAGACGTTCGTCCGCGAGGTCGACAACCTCCTCGTGTTCGACAACGACGCCTGGCGGAAGACCGGCGAGTCGGTACAGGGGGGATACGACGAGATCAACGAGGAAATCGTCAACCGGTTCGGCGTGCTCTTCGGAGCCGGCGAAGTCCAGGACGGACAGGAAGTCGCGGAGTCCGTCGTCGACTCCTCGGAGATTATCAACACGCTGGCCGGCGGCGGCGTTTCGACGGTCGGCTACGCCTCCGAGGGGGTCGAGCCGCGGAAGAACAACGGCGGCGGCCTCCTGTCTCGGCTGACGGGCGGCGACGAGCCCGACGACAATCTCGACACCGCCCACACGACCAACCGAATCACGAGCCTCGTCCGCAAGGCCGCGCTCGGTCGGCTCACGCTCCCGTGTGAAATCGAAGGCGCGGAGCGCGCGCTGCTCGTGCTCGCTGGTCCGCCGGAGCATCTGAACCGGAAAGGCATAGAGCGCGGGCGGAAGTGGATCGAGGAGCAGACCGGTTCCATGGAAGTTCGCGGCGGCGACTACCCCATCCCTGGCGCGGAGAAGGTGGCGGGTGTCATCCTTCTGTCGGGCGTGACGAACGTCCCGCGCATCAAGGAGCTGCAGCAGGTCGCCATCGAAGCACAGGATAACATCGAAGAGATCCGTCAAGAGAGTGATTCGAATCTGGAGACCCTCATAAACGATGACGAGGACGAACTGGAGTCGCTTTTCTAA
- a CDS encoding complex I NDUFA9 subunit family protein has translation MKVLVVGGSGFIGSHLCRELQSRGHSVTAMSRSPNSEDLPDGVEKAMGDVTDYDSIAGAFEGKDAVVNLVALSPLFEPSGGNRMHDIVHWQGTENVVKAAEANDVPRLVQMSALGADSDGDTAYIRSKGKAEGAVKSSGLDWVIFRPSVVFGDGGEFVSFTKRLKGMFAPGVPLYPLPGNGETRFQPIWVGDLVPMLADAVEGDDHAGETYRIGGPEKLTLREITEMVYDAENKSITIVPLPMGLAGVGLTVLGAVPGFPMGKDQYRSLQFDNTTDRNDVGVFGVDTSSMKTLGAYLGERN, from the coding sequence ATGAAAGTCCTTGTTGTCGGCGGAAGCGGATTCATCGGGAGCCACCTCTGCCGCGAACTACAATCGCGGGGACACAGCGTGACCGCGATGTCGCGGAGTCCGAACAGCGAGGACCTCCCCGACGGCGTCGAAAAGGCGATGGGGGACGTGACGGACTACGACTCCATCGCGGGCGCGTTCGAGGGGAAAGACGCGGTCGTCAACCTCGTCGCGCTGTCGCCGCTGTTCGAACCGAGCGGCGGCAATCGAATGCACGACATCGTCCACTGGCAGGGGACCGAAAACGTCGTGAAGGCCGCGGAGGCCAACGACGTGCCCCGACTCGTCCAGATGAGCGCGCTCGGAGCCGACTCCGACGGCGACACGGCCTACATCCGCTCGAAGGGGAAAGCCGAGGGGGCGGTCAAGTCGTCCGGGCTCGATTGGGTCATCTTCCGGCCCTCGGTCGTCTTCGGAGACGGCGGCGAGTTCGTCTCCTTCACGAAGCGGCTCAAGGGGATGTTCGCGCCCGGCGTCCCGCTCTACCCGCTTCCCGGCAACGGGGAGACGCGGTTCCAACCCATCTGGGTCGGAGACCTCGTGCCGATGCTCGCGGACGCCGTCGAGGGCGACGACCACGCCGGCGAGACCTACCGCATCGGCGGCCCGGAAAAGCTCACGCTCCGCGAAATCACGGAGATGGTGTACGACGCCGAGAACAAGTCCATCACCATCGTTCCGCTGCCGATGGGTCTCGCGGGCGTCGGCCTGACCGTCCTCGGGGCGGTCCCCGGCTTCCCGATGGGGAAAGACCAGTACCGGTCGCTCCAGTTCGACAACACGACCGACCGGAACGACGTGGGCGTCTTCGGCGTCGACACCTCGTCGATGAAGACGCTCGGCGCGTATCTCGGCGAGCGGAACTGA
- the tmk gene encoding dTMP kinase — protein MLVTLEGLDGSGKTTVWEALHDAYPDAVFTREPTSDSWYGEAVNRAIDDDGADPLATLFLFTADHADHLSRVVRPALADGKLVVSDRYSDSRYAYQAAALRDSDLRRPMEYIRGIHTAFTRPPDKTIYLDVDPETAAARSGATNKFEQAAYLADVRENYERLVEAEPERFVRIDATQSPEDVLDAVEAALEAILAEQ, from the coding sequence ATGCTCGTCACACTCGAAGGGCTCGACGGGAGCGGGAAGACGACCGTCTGGGAGGCGCTCCACGACGCGTACCCCGACGCCGTCTTCACGCGCGAGCCCACGTCGGACTCGTGGTACGGAGAGGCCGTCAACCGCGCCATCGACGACGACGGCGCCGACCCGCTCGCCACGCTGTTTCTCTTCACCGCCGACCACGCCGACCATCTCTCGCGGGTCGTCCGACCCGCCCTCGCCGACGGGAAGCTCGTCGTCTCCGACCGCTACTCCGACTCGCGGTACGCCTATCAGGCCGCCGCGCTGCGCGACAGCGACCTCAGACGCCCGATGGAGTACATCAGAGGCATCCACACGGCGTTCACCCGTCCGCCGGACAAGACTATCTACCTCGACGTGGACCCCGAGACGGCCGCCGCGCGCAGCGGCGCGACGAACAAGTTCGAACAGGCGGCGTACCTCGCGGACGTGCGCGAGAACTACGAGCGACTTGTCGAGGCCGAACCGGAGCGGTTCGTCCGCATCGACGCGACGCAGTCGCCCGAGGACGTGCTCGACGCGGTCGAAGCGGCGCTCGAAGCGATTCTCGCGGAACAGTAG
- a CDS encoding thiamine pyrophosphate-dependent dehydrogenase E1 component subunit alpha codes for MHRLIAERGLDDTEFTADDARAALRDMIRARRFDERALALQRRGWMSGYPPFRGQEASQIGAAHAMRDDDVLLPTYRSNALQLARGVPPSDILLFRRGHAEYASDHDVPVFPQAVPIASQIPHAAGVGMAANYRGDDRAALVCFGDGATSEGDFHEGLNFAGVFDASVVFFCENNGWAISLPRERQTASESIAAKADAYGMDGMQVDGNDPLAVREAVERGFEKARAGEPVLIESLTYRQGPHTTADDPSRYRDDEPDLPEWRTRDPLDRFESFCREAGVVDDAALDAMRDDADEELREAVERAEATPEPGTDELFDNVYEELPPELARQREEHVAFVERTGPFDIER; via the coding sequence ATGCACCGACTCATCGCAGAGCGCGGGCTGGACGATACGGAGTTCACCGCAGACGACGCCCGCGCCGCCCTTCGCGACATGATTCGAGCGCGACGGTTCGACGAGCGCGCACTCGCCCTCCAGCGACGCGGCTGGATGAGCGGCTATCCGCCCTTCCGCGGACAGGAGGCCTCGCAAATCGGGGCCGCCCACGCCATGCGCGACGACGACGTGTTGCTGCCGACGTATCGGTCGAACGCCCTCCAACTCGCCCGCGGCGTGCCGCCGAGCGACATCCTCCTCTTTCGGCGCGGTCACGCCGAGTACGCCTCGGACCACGACGTGCCGGTGTTCCCGCAGGCGGTCCCCATCGCCTCGCAGATTCCCCACGCCGCCGGCGTCGGCATGGCCGCGAACTACCGCGGCGACGACCGCGCGGCGCTGGTCTGTTTCGGTGACGGCGCGACCTCCGAGGGCGACTTCCACGAGGGGCTGAACTTCGCCGGCGTCTTCGACGCGTCGGTCGTCTTCTTCTGCGAGAACAACGGCTGGGCGATTTCGCTCCCCCGCGAGCGCCAGACCGCAAGCGAGTCCATCGCGGCGAAGGCCGACGCCTACGGGATGGACGGGATGCAGGTCGACGGCAACGACCCGCTGGCGGTCAGGGAGGCCGTCGAGCGCGGCTTCGAGAAGGCCCGCGCCGGGGAGCCGGTGCTCATCGAGAGCCTCACCTACCGGCAGGGACCGCACACGACCGCCGACGACCCCTCGCGCTACCGCGACGACGAGCCGGACCTCCCCGAGTGGCGGACGCGCGACCCCCTCGACCGCTTCGAGTCGTTCTGCCGCGAGGCGGGCGTCGTCGACGACGCGGCGCTCGACGCCATGCGCGACGACGCCGACGAGGAACTGCGCGAGGCCGTCGAGCGCGCCGAGGCGACGCCCGAACCGGGGACCGACGAGCTGTTCGACAACGTCTACGAGGAACTGCCGCCCGAACTCGCCCGCCAGCGCGAGGAACACGTCGCGTTCGTCGAGCGCACCGGCCCGTTCGACATCGAGCGCTGA
- a CDS encoding Lrp/AsnC ligand binding domain-containing protein: protein MVHAFIMVKTGAGESEQLLGPIRDFETVTEAHIVAGAYDIIAEVDTDAVYEVLKTASSRVQGLEGVADTKTYISLDD from the coding sequence ATGGTTCACGCGTTCATCATGGTGAAGACCGGAGCCGGCGAGTCGGAACAGTTGCTCGGTCCCATCCGCGACTTCGAGACGGTGACCGAGGCCCACATCGTCGCGGGCGCGTACGACATCATCGCGGAGGTCGACACCGACGCGGTCTACGAGGTGCTGAAGACCGCGTCGAGCCGCGTGCAGGGGTTAGAGGGCGTCGCAGACACGAAGACGTACATCTCGCTGGACGACTGA